Part of the Thermocladium sp. ECH_B genome is shown below.
TAAACGTATTGATAGAGAGCCTTAAGAGCATTAAATCGTCATGCAGAGATCCTGACTTGATAGAGGATGCCATAAATAAAGCATTGGAGATAGAGCGCGATGTATCGATAATGGCTGATTCCCTAATCGACATATATACAAGATCAAGATACTTGGTTGAGAAATATATCGGCAAAGGATCGGTTCTCAATATTGATCAACGAATAACTCAGCAGATACTTGATATGATAGGAACAGGCTCATCACTTGATAAGATACTTGAGGGCAAGGATGAGGAGGAGTCTCAAATGATTATTTATATACTAAACGCCATGAAACAAGCGGGTTTGGTGGACTTTAACATTACACTTATTAATGGTAAAATCAAGATAAACATCAATAGGTCGCTCTGAAAGCAATACAACATTGCTAAATTGCCCATTTAATCGAATTAATGCTTATTGAATTACGTAAGGAAACCAAGGTATCGCCAGGTATCTTCACCTTGGCCTTAACCTCGCTATGATCCACTAAGATGGTTACATCATCTGTTTTCATCAGTGATGCGGCTAAGCCATTGCTCTTGTACTTAAGGTAATGAAGGCTTCTAGCCTGTGCGCCAGGTTCATAATCGCTTGGATAAATCGGCAATGCCTTTATTACATTACTATCTATTGCTAAACCCATTCCCCTCTCTATGCCGCTATATTTGGGAAGCAGCTTTCTCATCTCGTCATCATTATATACATGTATAAATAAGGTGAAGGATATCTCATCGTGGCTTGGTATCATGGGCTGGTATGTACTTATTATTTCCCTTATCATTTGATCATCATCCGTGCCCTCCATATGAATGGTTTCCTCTATTTGGAACCAAACTGTGGCTGCATCTTCAAATAAAATAGTTAATCTATCAGTTAATTTAAGGTAACGAGGAGCCTTATAATTAGAGATTATTCTATATGCTTCTTTCCGTATTTTTTCATACTCAGACGCCGGCTTAACAGCATTTATTAACCGTAGTATTTCGCTCTGCATGCGGCTTCGCTTTTCCTTACTTATAATTTGCCCAGGGTTTCGTCCTCTACTTCAGCCTTAATGCCTTTATTCTTATAGTATTTCTCCAGCGCCTCATTAAATCGATTAGCGTGATACCTCTCAACCTTAGCAACAGCCTCAAACCACTCAGCTACCTCTTGGTAGCCCTCATCCCGCGCCACCTTAGCAAATCCAGGATACATTTGAGTCCACTCATATGTCTCGCCATATATTGATGCCTTGAACGCATCTTCTATCGTTTTTATCTCTATATCAGCCACGGGATCANCGCCAAGATACATTAAGTGACCAAATGCATGACCAGTCTCGGCATTTGCTGTCTTCTCGAATACTTCGGCAACATCATTCAAACCAAGCTGCTTAGCCATTCTTGCATAGTATAGATATCTCCTATTGGCCATGGATTCCCCTTGAAAAGCTGCCTTTAGGTTTTCATAGGTTTTACTTCCCTTTGGGATTTTAGTACTCATAACTTAAGGAAGCTATTAATAGTTAAAAAAACTTACGTCTTTCACTAACTGGCTTTAAGTAAAGGTGATTATTTTTAAGGACCGCACATGATAAAAACTGATAAAGATAGGGCGATTCGCCTTTAAGGCGGAACGGACTTAACTTGCCTCAATTGCATTTTCAAAAACCTTTTTAAGCTAAATAAATAGTCTAAATTGATTTCGATGTCAATGTATAGAAAGGTAATTCGAATAGGCGAGAAGAGCATAGGTATAACATTGCCGAAGAATTGGCTTGACTCGATAGATATAGGGCTCGGGGATTTAGTTGAGGTGAGGGCCGCGGGAGATATGTTGGTGATAAAACCTGTCACCACGGGGAGACCTGAAGAGAAACCCACGGAATTCTCAGTAAGCGACGATATTGATGAAGTAAGCAGGATAATAATAGCCAGCTACATAGAGGGACTCGACAGCATGGCGCTGAAGGGAAAACGAGAAGCGATAAGGAGGGCATATCAACGAATAGAGCCAAAGCTCCCGGGTTCCCTAATACTGGAGGGCGAAGCTGAGACTATAATAAAAATAGCGACCTCCGAAGTTAATGTAGATCTACTAGAAATATTATCCAGTATGTCATCTATACTTAATTCAATGTTTGAGAGACTTGTAGCGTATTTAGAGAATAATGGGGATAAAAACATCACTGAGCTTCTGGAAATGGATGACCAAGTAGATAAATTATACTTCCTTGCACTGAGGGCAATAAAGAAGTTATCATTCAAGGATCCAAAGGAATCAATAGATGACACGCTTGTGGTAAAGAATATGGAACACATAGCGGATGCGTTGGATAGAACCGCTAATTTCATTCGTAGATCCAATTTCTCCCAAGCATGCTTATCCAAGCTCTCCACCAAAGTAAAGGATGTATGGTCATATTCCCTGAAGGCCATTACTGCATACTTATCTAATTCGAAGGATAATGCATTAAGAGTGATAACCAATAGAGAGACAATGCTGGATAACATTTTCAGTATAATAAAAGAAGGACACTGCGAGCGCGATATTGCCGGAGTCATCCATGAAAGCCAATTAATAATTGCATTATCTGTGGATATCGCTGAATCAACATTCTCCAAATATGTGCGTCAAATAATTTAGAGTCCCATAATTAATACGGCATACTATTTAGTTAAAGCCATTAAAAACGAATCAACTGCATCGGTGGCGGTACTGCCCATTACTAAGGCATATTTTTTATCCTGTATCTCCACTAAGTGAACATTGGAAGGCACGCCGCTGCCCTCGTGTTCAACAGCTATTATTCCCCTTAATCCTTTACCTATTGCCTGAGCGGCGAGTGACCCTAGCACTGGAGGCACGCCGAAAATTGGTTCGCTTATTTCATTATTGAATTCTACATATATTCCTTCATTTCCCTTCTTAAAGTAATCCAATGAAAGCAACGATACGGCGAAGCCTCGCTTAAAGCCAGCGCTTATTAGCTTCTTAGCTGCCTTTATGGAATCCATAACTGAGTCATACTTAGCGGACTCGATATAGAGCGAGGCAAGTGAATTAACGGGTCCATGACCATGTCCTAGATTCAGCGAGTAAATTATTGTATCGGTTATGAATCTCTTCGCGTTAGTTATCGCACTTAATTCATCGAGGCCCTTCGCCAAGCCAGCTGCTATGGCTGCAGAGAAGCTGCAGCCTGTTCCATGAGTATTCTTCGTGTTTACCCTTGGCGACTTTAATTCATGGAACTCATTATTTCTAGAGTCATAAACCACATCTATGGACTCCAGCCCCTCTAAATGACCGCCCTTAACTATTACTATGGGAGTCCCTAAATCCTTGGATATCAGTTGAGCCGCTTTTCTCATGTCGCTTATATTGGTTATAGATATTCCCGTCAATACCTCTGCCTCAGGTATATTGGGGGTAACTACTAACGCCACCGGCAGCAAGTACCTTCTTAATGCATCAACTGCATCCTCCCGCAGCAAGCGAGCGCCGCTTTTAGCAACCATAACGGGATCCACTACAAGGGGGAAACCCCACTTCTTAACCACGCGCGAAACCGTCACTATTATCTCGGCATTACTAAGCATTCCAGTCTTTGCAGCATCAACCCCTATATCTTCAGCAACTACGTTCACCTCATCCTCCACCACATTGGATGGAACATCGCTTATTGACCTAACCTCGACCGTGTTTTGCGCGGTGACTGATGTTAACGCAACCATGCCGTAAACGCCTAATGCATGAAATGTCTTAAGATCAGCAGTTACACCTGCACCCGCACCACTATCTAGTCCAGCTATAGTTAATGCCTTTGGTATATCCATCTTATTTTAGAAATCAGCCATAGCGTAAATATTTTTTGTAACTTAAGTCTCTAGATGAGTGTTACTTGTATGTACTTAGAGTCGCCCTTGCGTTTTACTTTGTACTTCTTTACGTCGCCATCCTTGGTCATCACTACATTATCTCCATTAACGTTCTTGGCGATGCTGCGCCAACTAGTTGAGAAATAGAATTCACCCTCCGCATATCTAGATCTAGCTATTGGATAAGCGTTTTTATTGTATATTATTAGGCCCACACTCCAATCTGGCAGTTTCTTGAGGAGCTTCGATAATTCGCTTTCGTCTCCAGCCTCTTCCTGATTATCCATCTCGTCCTCATTGAACTCCTCATCCCGTATGTTATCAT
Proteins encoded:
- a CDS encoding rubrerythrin; translated protein: MSTKIPKGSKTYENLKAAFQGESMANRRYLYYARMAKQLGLNDVAEVFEKTANAETGHAFGHLMYLGXDPVADIEIKTIEDAFKASIYGETYEWTQMYPGFAKVARDEGYQEVAEWFEAVAKVERYHANRFNEALEKYYKNKGIKAEVEDETLGKL
- a CDS encoding AbrB family transcriptional regulator translates to MSMYRKVIRIGEKSIGITLPKNWLDSIDIGLGDLVEVRAAGDMLVIKPVTTGRPEEKPTEFSVSDDIDEVSRIIIASYIEGLDSMALKGKREAIRRAYQRIEPKLPGSLILEGEAETIIKIATSEVNVDLLEILSSMSSILNSMFERLVAYLENNGDKNITELLEMDDQVDKLYFLALRAIKKLSFKDPKESIDDTLVVKNMEHIADALDRTANFIRRSNFSQACLSKLSTKVKDVWSYSLKAITAYLSNSKDNALRVITNRETMLDNIFSIIKEGHCERDIAGVIHESQLIIALSVDIAESTFSKYVRQII